A window of Rufibacter sp. LB8 contains these coding sequences:
- a CDS encoding SH3 domain-containing protein, which translates to MPNIFRKLYWLFCAALLCLAQPVLAQAPAKNLQHADSLYAQRQYTQAFAVYERLLTKNEVYTPQMLLKMAYIQEGLQQYTQSMYYLQLYYSKNPSRSVLRKMEEVGQQQQLSGYAYTDWDFFKTQFYKYYATLLELLLLAAAVFLTFLLMGWYRKRPVARSWQWGFLGYLAFVFYFANFLSLGQQGIITTAHVPIMAAPSAGAGLVATASLGHKVAILGEEDIWYRIEWQDQTAYIRKFNLLLLPQPLSQELL; encoded by the coding sequence ATGCCAAACATTTTCCGCAAATTATACTGGCTTTTTTGTGCGGCCCTGCTCTGCCTGGCGCAACCGGTTCTGGCTCAAGCTCCTGCAAAAAACCTGCAACACGCCGATTCTCTCTACGCCCAGCGTCAATACACCCAAGCCTTTGCCGTTTACGAGCGGTTACTGACCAAAAACGAAGTCTACACGCCCCAGATGCTCCTCAAAATGGCCTACATTCAGGAAGGCCTGCAGCAGTACACCCAGTCTATGTATTACCTGCAGCTGTACTACAGCAAGAACCCCAGCCGGTCGGTACTCCGGAAGATGGAGGAAGTGGGCCAGCAGCAGCAACTCTCCGGGTATGCCTACACCGACTGGGATTTCTTCAAGACACAGTTCTACAAGTACTACGCCACGCTGCTGGAACTCTTGTTGCTGGCGGCGGCGGTGTTCCTTACGTTCCTGCTTATGGGCTGGTACAGGAAAAGGCCTGTGGCGCGCAGTTGGCAATGGGGCTTTCTAGGCTACCTGGCCTTTGTGTTTTACTTCGCCAACTTTCTTTCATTGGGGCAGCAAGGCATTATTACCACCGCCCATGTGCCCATTATGGCGGCGCCCTCTGCCGGGGCCGGACTGGTGGCTACGGCCAGCCTGGGGCACAAGGTGGCCATTCTGGGCGAGGAAGACATCTGGTACCGCATAGAGTGGCAAGACCAAACCGCCTATATCCGGAAGTTTAACCTGCTGCTGCTTCCCCAACCGCTGAGCCAGGAACTGCTGTAA